Proteins encoded by one window of Nocardia goodfellowii:
- a CDS encoding amidohydrolase yields MGTQLLIGGRIYSSSAPDATAMAVTDGMVVWLGADKPGLALHPDAEIIDLAGAFVAPGFVDPHVHVTALGLKTTGLDLSAAETLEQCLGLVREFAGAHPEGGILGDGWDETRWGGRAPTVEEIDAAAGAGRSVYLARVDGHSAVVSSALLAAVPEVVSAVGYTAGEPVRADAHHLVRAAALAGLTRAQRDSARKAALDAAAAQGIVAVHECGGPDIAGRTDLRELLEFEHGVEVRAYWGEAVRSAEEAKALVHELGVHGLAGDLFVDGSLGSRTAWLREPYADADSAGRSYLDADAIAAHVQACTEAGIQAGFHVIGDAAMDAVVAGFGRVVDVLGGPAVAARGHRVEHAEMLDADQIAKLGAWGVLASVQPGFDAAWGGPAGMYAARLGKERAATLNPFSAMAAAGISLAIGSDAPVTALDPWAAVRAAANHRTSGNGISPRAAFAAATRGAWRAGGVRDGLAGTLVPGAPASYAIWEADDLVVAAAADTVQRWSTDPRSRVPGLPPLDPAARLPRCLRTVHRGVTIYAA; encoded by the coding sequence GTGGGTACCCAGTTGCTGATCGGTGGTCGGATTTACAGTTCCAGCGCTCCTGATGCGACCGCTATGGCGGTGACGGATGGGATGGTGGTGTGGCTGGGGGCGGACAAGCCGGGGCTCGCGCTGCATCCGGACGCGGAGATCATCGATCTGGCCGGAGCGTTCGTGGCGCCGGGGTTCGTGGATCCGCATGTGCACGTGACGGCGCTGGGCTTGAAGACGACCGGCCTCGATCTAAGCGCGGCCGAGACCCTCGAGCAATGTCTGGGCCTGGTGCGGGAGTTCGCGGGCGCGCACCCGGAGGGTGGCATTCTGGGGGACGGGTGGGACGAGACGCGCTGGGGCGGGCGGGCGCCGACGGTCGAGGAGATCGACGCGGCTGCCGGTGCGGGGCGATCGGTGTATCTGGCTCGGGTGGACGGGCATTCGGCAGTCGTCTCCTCGGCGCTGCTGGCGGCGGTTCCCGAGGTGGTTTCGGCGGTGGGCTACACCGCGGGGGAGCCGGTGCGGGCGGATGCTCATCATCTGGTGCGGGCCGCGGCGCTGGCGGGATTGACTCGGGCACAACGGGATTCGGCGCGCAAGGCGGCCTTGGACGCGGCGGCGGCACAGGGCATCGTGGCCGTGCACGAATGCGGCGGCCCGGATATCGCGGGCCGCACGGATCTGCGGGAGTTGCTGGAGTTCGAGCACGGTGTCGAGGTCCGGGCGTACTGGGGTGAGGCCGTGCGGAGCGCGGAGGAGGCGAAGGCGCTGGTGCATGAGCTCGGGGTGCACGGGCTCGCCGGTGATCTGTTCGTCGACGGTTCGCTCGGCTCGCGCACCGCGTGGCTGCGCGAACCCTATGCCGACGCCGACAGCGCCGGCCGGTCCTACCTCGACGCCGACGCGATCGCCGCCCACGTGCAAGCCTGCACCGAAGCCGGCATCCAGGCCGGTTTCCACGTCATCGGTGACGCTGCCATGGACGCGGTGGTCGCCGGATTCGGACGGGTCGTGGACGTCCTCGGCGGCCCGGCCGTGGCCGCGCGCGGACATCGGGTCGAGCATGCCGAAATGCTCGATGCCGACCAGATCGCCAAGCTCGGCGCCTGGGGTGTGCTCGCCAGCGTGCAGCCGGGTTTCGACGCCGCCTGGGGTGGTCCGGCGGGCATGTACGCCGCCCGGCTCGGCAAGGAGCGCGCCGCGACGCTGAACCCGTTCTCCGCCATGGCCGCCGCGGGCATCTCGCTCGCGATCGGCTCCGACGCACCGGTCACCGCGCTGGACCCGTGGGCCGCGGTGCGCGCCGCCGCCAACCATCGGACCTCCGGCAACGGCATTTCTCCGCGCGCGGCCTTCGCCGCCGCCACGCGTGGCGCGTGGCGCGCGGGCGGGGTGCGGGACGGACTCGCGGGCACGTTGGTGCCGGGAGCCCCTGCCTCCTATGCGATCTGGGAGGCCGACGACCTCGTGGTAGCTGCCGCGGCCGACACCGTGCAGCGGTGGTCCACCGATCCGCGTTCCCGGGTGCCCGGACTGCCGCCCCTCGACCCGGCGGCTCGGCTGCCCCGCTGCCTGCGCACTGTGCACCGCGGGGTCACCATTTATGCGGCATGA
- a CDS encoding FxsA family protein: protein MPALIFFLYAVTELAALVAVGHFFGVVPAILSLIAISTLGLLLIGSQGRRVFEQFRRARRGEVTPGTAVADATLVAAGGILMFIPGLVTGLIGLLFLLPPTRFLVRPLVRSFADRRVGKLRAHMPYRGIVIDGEEIVDRGEVIDGAVVQQWYDDGKGTPHRVIGPAV from the coding sequence ATGCCCGCCTTGATCTTCTTCCTGTACGCCGTCACCGAGCTGGCCGCGCTCGTGGCCGTCGGCCACTTCTTCGGCGTCGTCCCCGCGATCCTGTCGCTCATCGCGATCTCCACCCTCGGCCTGCTGCTCATCGGCTCCCAGGGCCGCCGCGTCTTCGAACAGTTCCGCCGCGCCCGCCGCGGCGAGGTCACCCCCGGCACCGCGGTCGCCGACGCCACCCTGGTAGCCGCCGGCGGCATCCTCATGTTCATCCCGGGCCTGGTCACCGGTCTCATCGGCCTGCTCTTCCTGCTTCCCCCCACCCGCTTCCTCGTCCGCCCCCTGGTCCGCTCGTTCGCCGACCGCCGCGTCGGCAAACTCCGCGCCCACATGCCCTACCGCGGCATCGTCATCGACGGCGAAGAGATCGTCGACCGCGGCGAAGTCATCGACGGCGCCGTCGTCCAGCAGTGGTACGACGACGGCAAGGGCACCCCGCACCGCGTCATCGGCCCAGCGGTTTAA
- a CDS encoding response regulator: MPITVLVVDDQELMRMGLKMVLGAQPDLQVVGEAENGAAAVTRARELRPDVVLMDVRMPVVDGVTATGQIVEAGHSKVLVMTTFDLDEHALGALRAGASGFLLKDTPPEDLISAIRSVAAGDAVVSPKVTKRLLDRLIAEEPGGMRDPSVLDVLTAREREVLEQIAAGRSNAEIAGQLFLSEATVKTHVGRVLTKLGLRDRVQAVVLAYETGLVRPGG, translated from the coding sequence GTGCCGATCACCGTTCTCGTCGTCGACGACCAGGAATTGATGCGCATGGGCCTGAAAATGGTGCTCGGCGCACAACCCGACCTCCAAGTGGTGGGGGAGGCGGAGAACGGCGCGGCCGCGGTGACGCGGGCCCGCGAGTTGCGGCCCGACGTGGTGCTCATGGACGTGCGGATGCCTGTGGTCGACGGTGTCACCGCCACCGGGCAGATCGTCGAAGCGGGCCACAGCAAAGTCCTCGTGATGACCACCTTCGATCTGGACGAGCACGCACTGGGCGCGCTGCGCGCCGGCGCCAGCGGGTTCCTGTTGAAGGACACCCCGCCCGAGGACCTGATCTCCGCGATCCGCAGTGTCGCCGCCGGTGACGCCGTCGTCTCCCCGAAGGTCACCAAGCGCCTGCTGGACCGCCTCATCGCCGAAGAACCCGGTGGCATGCGCGACCCCTCCGTCCTGGACGTGCTCACCGCCCGGGAGCGCGAAGTCCTCGAACAGATCGCCGCGGGCCGCTCCAACGCCGAGATCGCGGGGCAGCTGTTCCTCTCCGAAGCCACCGTGAAAACGCACGTCGGCCGGGTGCTCACCAAACTCGGCCTGCGCGATCGAGTGCAGGCCGTGGTGCTGGCCTACGAGACGGGCCTGGTCCGCCCCGGCGGCTGA
- a CDS encoding Uma2 family endonuclease → MSVPAMHPRPGNLRAVAEQIESATGLRVEILGGNLVMSPTPRGKHAGTIRRLRRQLEPRIPQGLAAYENSSIPMPDDEDDYCTPDLIVLPESWDDDDEWLADPADTELAVEVISKSEKARQITDKNGWCAAAGVKMLLVVDPRHGVWTLYTHPKDGVYHGKLDGDYGDAVTLPEPFALELDSGCLPRYGDR, encoded by the coding sequence GTGAGCGTCCCCGCCATGCACCCGCGCCCGGGAAACCTGCGCGCCGTCGCGGAACAGATCGAATCAGCGACGGGCCTGCGTGTGGAGATCCTGGGCGGGAATCTCGTGATGTCACCGACCCCGCGCGGCAAACACGCGGGCACGATCCGGCGGCTTCGGCGGCAGTTGGAGCCGAGAATCCCGCAGGGCCTGGCCGCGTACGAGAACAGCTCGATCCCGATGCCGGACGATGAGGACGACTACTGCACGCCGGACCTGATCGTCCTGCCTGAATCTTGGGACGACGACGACGAATGGCTGGCCGATCCCGCCGATACCGAATTGGCGGTCGAGGTGATCTCGAAGTCGGAGAAGGCGCGACAGATCACGGACAAGAACGGGTGGTGTGCCGCCGCAGGGGTCAAGATGCTGCTGGTAGTCGATCCCCGGCACGGTGTGTGGACGCTGTACACGCACCCTAAGGACGGCGTCTATCACGGCAAACTCGACGGCGACTACGGGGACGCGGTCACACTTCCCGAGCCCTTCGCATTAGAGCTCGACAGTGGATGCCTGCCGCGATATGGAGACCGCTGA
- the lnt gene encoding apolipoprotein N-acyltransferase has protein sequence MTEGRGAVLERATKTVGHYPVLSRSVAAVVAGLLMFGSFPPRPFWFLAPLGVAVLTLVVRGNGKLRGGFGYGMLAGLGFFLPLLPWTGIYVGPVPWLALSVVCAAYVGLFGMLARLLGNLRAWPLWVALAWVGTEWVRSNFPFGGFPWGRLAFGQSDGWFLPLAMVAGAPLVGFAVALTGTGAAALIDRLLPRRPEHSASSVEPAAVAGKPQLNSIARVGIGTAAATLAIMPLTGVILRAALPAPDEGDRMITVAAIQGSVPRLGLDFNEQRRAVLDNHVRRTEELARAIAAGTAKQPDVVIWPENSSDIDPLRNADARQLITLASEQIKAPILVGAVLVNADRTTTNSVMVWNGAAGPADRHDKKIIQPFGEYLPMRSFFRLFSEYADRAGYFVPGDGDGTVHANGVDIGVATCYEVAFDRAFQDSMRAGAQLLTVPTNNATFGDSEMTYQQLAMSRVRAVEHGRALVVAATSGVSAIITADGVVRQQSPLFVPAALVAELPLRDSTTLATRFGSLPEYLSVILTGVAVVVALRARRRP, from the coding sequence ATGACTGAGGGACGCGGCGCGGTGCTGGAACGGGCGACGAAGACGGTCGGGCACTATCCGGTGCTGAGCCGATCGGTGGCGGCGGTGGTCGCCGGGCTGCTGATGTTCGGCAGTTTTCCGCCGCGACCGTTCTGGTTCCTCGCGCCCCTCGGCGTCGCGGTGCTCACCCTCGTGGTTCGCGGAAACGGCAAGCTGCGCGGCGGATTCGGGTACGGCATGCTCGCCGGGCTCGGGTTCTTCCTGCCGCTGCTGCCGTGGACCGGAATCTATGTCGGGCCGGTGCCGTGGCTGGCGCTGTCGGTCGTCTGCGCGGCGTACGTCGGCTTGTTCGGCATGCTGGCCCGGCTGCTCGGGAATCTGCGCGCCTGGCCCCTGTGGGTCGCGCTGGCGTGGGTCGGCACCGAGTGGGTGCGATCGAACTTCCCGTTCGGCGGATTCCCCTGGGGGCGGCTGGCTTTCGGGCAGTCCGACGGCTGGTTCCTGCCGCTGGCGATGGTGGCGGGCGCGCCGCTGGTCGGATTCGCGGTGGCGCTCACCGGAACCGGCGCGGCGGCGCTGATCGATCGGCTGCTTCCCCGGCGACCGGAGCACTCGGCAAGCTCCGTGGAACCTGCTGCCGTGGCGGGAAAACCCCAGCTCAACAGTATCGCCCGGGTCGGAATTGGCACCGCGGCAGCAACTCTGGCTATCATGCCTCTCACCGGAGTGATCCTCCGGGCCGCGCTGCCCGCCCCGGATGAGGGCGACCGGATGATCACGGTCGCCGCAATCCAGGGCAGCGTGCCGCGGCTCGGTCTGGATTTCAACGAACAGCGGCGCGCGGTCCTGGACAATCACGTCCGGCGCACCGAGGAGTTGGCCCGGGCGATCGCGGCGGGGACCGCGAAACAGCCGGATGTCGTGATCTGGCCGGAGAATTCGTCCGATATCGATCCGTTGCGCAATGCCGACGCTCGCCAGCTGATCACGTTGGCTTCCGAGCAGATCAAGGCGCCCATCCTGGTGGGCGCGGTACTGGTCAACGCCGATCGCACCACCACCAATTCGGTGATGGTGTGGAACGGCGCGGCGGGCCCGGCCGACCGGCACGACAAGAAGATCATCCAGCCGTTCGGCGAGTATCTGCCGATGCGCTCGTTCTTCCGTCTGTTCTCCGAATACGCCGACCGCGCAGGCTATTTCGTGCCCGGCGACGGCGACGGCACGGTGCACGCGAACGGCGTCGACATCGGTGTGGCCACCTGCTACGAGGTCGCCTTCGACCGCGCCTTCCAGGATTCCATGCGAGCCGGCGCGCAGTTGCTGACAGTGCCGACCAACAACGCCACCTTCGGCGACAGCGAGATGACCTACCAGCAACTGGCCATGTCCCGGGTGCGCGCCGTCGAGCACGGCCGGGCGCTGGTGGTCGCCGCTACCTCGGGCGTCAGCGCGATCATCACCGCCGACGGCGTGGTGCGTCAGCAGAGCCCGCTGTTCGTGCCCGCGGCCCTGGTCGCCGAGCTTCCGTTGCGCGACAGCACCACACTCGCTACCCGATTCGGCTCCCTGCCCGAATATCTCTCGGTTATTCTCACCGGAGTCGCTGTGGTAGTGGCGCTGCGGGCCCGTCGCCGACCGTAA